A segment of the Xenopus tropicalis strain Nigerian chromosome 6, UCB_Xtro_10.0, whole genome shotgun sequence genome:
CTCCTCATATAGTTGGGTAAGCATATATTGTtgctagatagacagacagatagatgtatagatagatagatatatagatgatagatggatgatagatataTGTAGAATGACATATTCTGCATCATTTTACAGAGGTTATACATCAGTCACACATCTATTACacatcactatctatctatctatctatcgtctgtctgtctatctatctatctaatctatcatatttatatacatacacattattGTGTATCATGGGGTTATGCCAATGTGTGAGTGTTGTGACAGTGAGAATAACTATACATCACTTTTAAATGTACAGAACAAGGGGTCTGAATTAGTTGCCTAAAGGCCAACTGATCACCCACCTCAAAGTGGGCATATGACTCGTTTGGTGACTTTGCCAAGTGCATCTTTCAGTTTCTGGCCAACTTTGGAAGAGGAGAAAATTCAAGCCCTGGTGAATATGCCTCTTGTGCATTAAAACAATTTACTTGGTACAGGTTAGAGGCATTACAAGAAGaggatagaatttttttttttatacttctttaaatatttagtgttactgttcctttaaggtttaagCGGAACGGTAAGGTCGTGCTGCTTTTGGCACTGCTCTGTCAGCACAACCGCATCATAGCCGTGCTCTCTATTCCAGTGTACCCGTTCGCTCTAGAATGGCCTTCGCTCGATGTTGCCTTGTCACCGCTTTCTTTTCTATGTACCCTTCCAACGCTGGCTGCCAATCACGTGACCTCGCCCTTCCTTGCTCTGAGTCTGCGCCAGGCTGTCAGGCTGAATGGAAGCTACAAGAGTTCCTGGTCTCCTGCCGGAGGGTAACTCTTTCTACTATTTTGCTTACGGCAGCAATTTACTGAAAGAGCGGCTTCTTCTTCACAACCCATCTGCCTCCTTCCGCTGCATTGCCTCCCTCAAGGTACTGTGAGCTGCCACTAGCACCATCTGTACATACTGATAGCACCATCAAGCACAGGTTCATTATTTGTACTCTATGTAGCTCCTAATCGGTAAACACAACCTGTTTTATTAAGGTAATGGGATTTATTACTGTTTTAGTGTTTGTACATGTTCCAGATtatgtttattttccttttttatagtCACCAGGTGTTCACTAACCATAGGTGGGAATCTATTGGGTCAGAATGTACTGCCTAGTGACACAGGAAAATGCTGACCATAAGATGACTCAGCACAGAGGTTTTTATTTAGTAGTACTGAGAGGGGGTCTCTATCCTTAGAATTCACAAAGGCAATGGATACCCTCTAAATTatataaagggaaagttgtgtaCAAAGCTGCAAGTGCCACtggtaaagctgcccatacacgtggcgatctgacgaggtttcgtgcgaccattcagggctgaatcggcaggtaaggaggtagaaacaataggatttctacctccttctgccgattcagcgctgaagggagattttggtcaggcgccttctatggcgcccaatcaaaattttcaaactggtccgatcggcgagtcggccgatatcatcagcttcctgcgatatcggtcgactcgccgacataccatacacgcaccaaatatcgtacgaaacgaggtttcgtacgatattattggtgcgtgtatggccacctttagtccagtAGTGTAACTACATGGcatcccccctccccacacacatacacacacacacacataaaactCTTTGGAAAGGCCTGGTGTGCACAGCCACCCACACTACCTACTTGGGTTCCCAGCTCCCTGTCTGCTTTCAGGTAGGATAGCAGTTGGGGAGGGGGGTTtctataactatagaggaagtaaACCCTGAAACAcacttaaaattacatttgttttgacACGTCTCATagaattgtacagcactgcagagtgtgttggtgctttagaaatacatgttaataataattttagcAGATGAACTGAAACTGAAATTCTGGGGGAAATGTATGCTTTGTGGGTAAATGTGGACGATTGgcatctgaaaattgcactttgcactgtatATGTAAATGAACCTTATAAAGAATAATGCACATCTAATATATTATCTAAACCTATTAGAAGTTATCACCAAGTTCTGGGCCTATTTAAAAGCATGAGACAGGAACTGCTTAGATGGCTTCTAATGGTCTTAAATTGTAGTGAGGGTATCCTCTGTATATTTGATAGGCTATTTGCGGCCTTTGAGAATGATAAGAATCATATATTTAGGTATATCAGGGAGTGTGAGTCTATTTCTGCTATGGATGTATCATCATATATTATCTAGATGTTAGTGTTTGTCAGCTCTGTCAGCCTtccaaaatttgaaaaatgcaaagagggacaaaaggaaATGGCATGCATAGAGCGGAGAAAATTTtttgactgtgcccatttttgcagccacaccccctaaataccactcccattttacaaaatttggcaggttattgccctttaagctacaagtcttaagctggccatacacacacatcaATGATATCATACAAAACTGTGGGCTGAGTTGGGAGTTATGCCAGTAGTAGTGCTGACAGGCAGCAGCATAGATTCGCTGTCAAAGAAACAAAGCTTCTGCTGCTGCCCTGAAAACAGGTTCATGTTGATGCCTGTCAGCCTTGCCATGCATACCTGTTTGACAGTGCACCGATGTTAGTGATAGTCGTGCTGACAGCAGGCCttcactggcaatctgtggattgtggcaaatgccagaggggctgctctaagatgccatatttagtgggctggtggggtgctgtttgggcctctgtgtacttgaaatggcagggccAGGCTGACAGGTAATTTACATGAGAACACTGACAGCTGCGTCCATATTATGACTGTGTGCCCAGGACACATAtacttatacagtggtgtgaaaaactatttgcccccttcctgatttcttattcttttgcatgttcgTCACActtgtttctgctcatcaaaaaccgttaactattagtcaaagataacatcattgaacacaaaatgcagtttttaaatgaaggtttacgttattaagggagaaaaaaaactccaaatctacatgaccctgtgtgaaaaagtgattgccccccttgttaaaaaataacttaactgtggtttatcaatttcaattttcaatttcaatatcaatttctgtagtcaccccctggcctgattactgccacacctgtttcaatcaagaaatcacttaaataggagctacctgacacagagaagtagaccaaaagcacctcaaaagctagacatcatgccaagatccaaagaaattcaggaacaaatgagaacaaaagtaattgagatctatcagtctggtaaaggttataaagccatttctaaagctttgggactccagcgaaccacagtgagagccattatccacaaatagcaaaaacatggaacagtggtgaaccttcccaggagtggccggctgaccaaaattaccccaagagcgcagagacaactcatccgagaggccacaaaagaccccaggacaacatctaaagaactgcaggcctcacttgcctcaattaaggtcagtgttcacgactccaccataagaaagagactgggtaaaaacggcctgcatggcagatttccaaggcgcaaaccacttttaagcaaaaagaacattatggctcgtctcaattttgctaaaaaacatctcaatgattgccaagacttttgggaaaatatcttgtggaccgacgagacaaaagttgaactttttggaaggtgcgtgtcccgttacatctggcgtaaaagtaacacagcatttcagaaaaagaacatcataccaacagtaaaatatggtggcggtagtgtgatggtctggggttgttttgctgcttcaggacctggaaggcttgctgtgatagatggaaccatgaattctactgtctaccaaaaaatcctgaaggagaatgtccggccatctgttcgtcaactcaagctgaagcgatcttgggtgctgcagcaggacaatgacccaaaacaaaccagcaaatccacctgaatggctgaagaaaaacaaaatgaagactttggagtggcctagtcaaagtcctgacctgaatcctattgagatgttgtggcatgaccttaaaaaggcggttcatgctagaaaaccctcaaataaagctgaattacaacaattctgcaaagatgagtgggccaaaattcctccagagcgctgtaaaagactcgttgcaagttatcgcaaacgcttgattgcagttattgctgctaagggtggcccaaccagttattaggttcagggggcaattactttttcacacagggccatgtaggtttggattttttttctccctaaataataaaaaccctcatttaaaaactgcattttgtgtttacttgtgttatctttgactaatagttaaatgtgtttgatgatcagaaacattttgtgtgacaaacatgcaaaagaataagaaatcaggaagggggcaaatagtttttcacaccactgtatatacaaccCCACAACAGGCTTTCATTTCTAAAAAGTCTTAATTTGAAGAAAGGGGCTGTGACCTGAACAGCAGCAATGTTTCAGACCTCTTAGGCCTCTTCTGAAGTAGCTTGACAAAAGGCCTAAGAGGTCTGAAACATCGCTGCTGTTCAGGTCACAGTCCCTTTCTTCAAATGAAAACTTTTGAGATCCTGTTGTTGTGCTGTTtacaaataaatgtgttttaatatgCTGGTGGGAATGGCCATTAAGGGCTTAAAAGGGTTAAAGATGATGTACAACTATGAAGGCCTTGTTATTTACAAGACCCTGTGCTGTTTACAATACATCAAGGGTCCCCAAATGTTTCCTTCGTATGGGACCCCAGAGGAAGAAGTGACTTTCTAACAGATGGTCTGTGCAGAGCTGGATTAATACTAAATGGGGCTCTAGGCAGGGTAGTGCTTTTGGGGCCCCCACCTTTATAACTGCTTTGCAGCATAGGGGGCAGCATTCACCCCAGTTTGTCAGACTAAGGTTAATTGATATTCAGACTGAAACCTAGGACTAGCTAGGGGCAAGAATGGCAGCACGTAGCTCTCGGGAGGAAGTTTTTAGACCACGTACACTTTGGGAGACCCACCACAATAAACCATTCCCCTAATTAAATATACAGATAGCTGAGCATTTCTTTCACCTTTTTTTATCACAACTATCATTCTTAGACAAAGCCACTGATGCATGTATTGTTAGCAATTTCATTTATAATGCACATAAAACACTTAGCAGAATGAAAAGCAGTGCAGGATGAACACAATGGCAATTTCATgtaaaataccccagaacttatagCAGGATGAACGCAGTGACAATTTTATACTAGAGTGAGACTGTTTTACTCAGCTTAGCTGTAGCCTCGGTCCTGTAGCCTGCTCACACTCCCTCCCATTTTGCAGACAGATAAGATGACATACCTAAAGAGTAgctgtagaccaggggtccccaacctttcttacttgtgagtcacagtcaaatgtaataagacttggggagcaacacaaacatcacaaaagttcatggaggtgccaaataagggctaagattggctattaggtagcctctattaggtagtctctatgcacactatcagcttacagggggctttatttggtagtaagtcttgtttttattcaaccaaagcttaccaccaagtcatgaattcaaaaataactacctggtttgggggcactgagagcaacatccaaggggttggtgagcaacatgttgctcacgagcccctggttggggatcactgcactagagtGAGATGGTTTGGCTCAGTTCAGCTGTAGCCCTTTGGTCCACACTTCTGCAGTGTACCCTTGATCCCCTCCCAAACCCAGCCTTGGATGGACTTGATAAATTATTATGCAATGTCACAGCATTAAGTAGCAATTTTTTGCTCAGCTCATCTGTAGCAAGACTAACCTTGGGGCCTGGAGGATCATAGCACAGTCTGTGGTAGTAGACAGGCCAGCAGGTGGCACAGATAGTAGGTGCAGAAGAGCTAAGCTAGCTAGTGATGCTGCTCCAGTGTTTGCAAGCAAATCTCCCAGAGTTTTGAGCCATCTTGTCTTTTATTGGCTCTGCTGTGTCTGCCCATCCCGTGTGCATGTATGATGCAGCTTCACGTGTGTGACGGCTGGCATCAGCAGAAGAAGCTGGCACAGAAGCTGGATACCCCTCAGGGAGGGAGACGGGTGACAACATTATGTAGGGCTGGGCCCCTGAAACTAGGTGGGACCAAGGCCAAGTGTCTAGGATGCTTAATGGGTAATTCAGGCCTGGGTCTGTGTTTGCCTGTCACCTTACATAATAAATGGTGCATTCTGACTTTATAGTGGactgtttttgttttatgtaccacttactgtaaataataaggatattagaagtcactgaggagttctatgaccatataaaagcatgaggctgcAGGCCAAATTGTTGACCTCCAGATAAAAACTGtaaaaaggcagaagaagaaaaataataataaaaattgtaaaaaaataaaagcctaCTGAAAAGGCGATAAAAATAGGGTTTTAGTTGCTGTTAGGTATTATTAAACTGGCTTCATTTTATAGAATTTCAGGCTTGCATTTGGCAATAATGAAGGCAACAGGATATCAACTTGGGGAGGTGGCGTAGCTACAGTGGTTGAGAGTCAAGGAGATGAAGTCTGGGGAGTTGTATGGAAGATGGACATTACCAACCTACATTCCTTGGACATGTAAGTATCTATAAAAACCTTGGCTAATTTGGACACCCCAGGTCAATCAAATGATAAGAATGCCCATCCAGATTTGTCACACAAGGACTGCATCTGTAACTCAATTTGATATTCCAGCTTTCATGATcaatatagtaaaaaaaagatacaagaaAGGGTGGATCGCTTGTTACCActgggtcagttggttgatgagaacaggaaaaaagcaaaagaaattctgaactgttatttttcatctctATACATGACTGAGTAACCAGCTAataaaggcttcccttttaatagacccaattctaataatataactattgattcatgggtcactcaggaggaaattcaaaagagacttaaacatgtaaaggtaaggtccaggaccggatggtattcatcccaggatattaaacaagcttagcttgCTAGTCCAAAGACTAGACAACAGAGTGACTCCTCAAGGGATGAaagcataattttgcctctttctagGTCCCCCTTATTCTTTCTGGAAGTTATAGGAATCACACATTCTGCCTAGAAGTATGTGACATTTACAACTGACTTTGTAGGGGCAGTCACCAATATTGGTTCTGACTTCTGTTTGCATCAAATTCAGTAGTAACCAAAGAGAATGGTAGAACATACATATTTTCCATGATTTATTGCAAATTACAGATAAGTAAAAATTGTATGACCATTGTGCGTTATTGAGGGAGAAATATATTGTTACATTACAGCTGTACATTGTCTATTCATCACTTATGTCAATtctaactgtgtgacttatatgCTTCAGGCAGGAAGGTGTTGATGTTGGTATTTATGAACCATTAGAGATAAATGTCCAAACAGCTGAGGAAAATCTCCCCTGTCGATGTTACCAAATGAAAAAGTGCATCTTTGGCCTTTCTTCTCCACAATACAAGCAGGTAAGAAACTGGATTTCACCATTTacagtttaaaagagaaggaaaggctaataaagagtaaatctcaagctgcaggcataccttcagttgtctcaatagtgcccttaagtctccccatatttcttccgatcagatgatcagaagccaaacaggaagcaaaaacgctgagctgtgtaaagaaagttcccataatgcctcactcctgcaccgagaccgagtgtacatgctcagtttgtaagactatgaggaagcttcctgctgattgcctcagatccacattcttaaggggggggggagtgagttcttagcattattgaggggggggcaggagagaggagacagcagagagctgcatgtctctggcatatgaattacagacacaagaaatcttttgacagcgtttctatgagtgcttatggctgtatttacatagacctttctgatttgttgtgtctgtaattcatgtgccacagacacgcagctatttactgtctcctctctcctgctccc
Coding sequences within it:
- the ggct gene encoding gamma-glutamylcyclotransferase, coding for MEATRVPGLLPEGNSFYYFAYGSNLLKERLLLHNPSASFRCIASLKNFRLAFGNNEGNRISTWGGGVATVVESQGDEVWGVVWKMDITNLHSLDMQEGVDVGIYEPLEINVQTAEENLPCRCYQMKKCIFGLSSPQYKQVLCMGAKQNDLPLKYQKMLKEIETNNFSGHIPIMDHLKDAIEKLQSDMHQ